The window GATTCTGTAGTCGTCTTCGACTCATTCTTCGCAAGTTAGGCTAATTTCATGGGTTTGATTCAAGATGCACGTTCGGCAACCAGCCTTCTCTCGAAGGCCTTGCAGGGTCGTCTGCGCCGCAAAGAACTTGCCCGCAAATTAGCTGAGCACCCTCTTCCAGGGCACAACTTCAAAGTAGGCGTCTACTTTGCTGATGGTGAAGTCAACCTCTACCAAGTGCGCCAGTGGTACAAACCACTCGAAGAGCTTTCGAAGACCTGGCCTGTTGTCATCCTGAGCCGCAACACGTTGGGTGCTCTCAAACTGCTCGATGAATCCCCCGTTCCCGTGGCGTATGTGCGCACGGTGGTGGATTTGGAAGAGTTCATCGCTGATCAAGATCTTCACGTCATTCTGTATGTCAACCAGAATGCTCGAAACTTCCAAATGTTTAGATACGGCCAGCGTTGGCACGTGTTTATCAACCACGGTGAATCCGACAAGATGTACATGACCACTAACCAGTTCAAGGCGTATGACTACAGCCTGATTGCCGGAGACGCGGCTCGTGAACGCCTAGGCCGAGTGCTCTGGGATTACGACTTTGAGAAGCGGGCAATTCCTATCGGTCGCCCCCAGGCGGACCACTACACCGGAACAGTTCCCTTTGAACCAGATGACCGGGAAGTGGTCCTGTATGCCCCCACCTGGGAGGGAGACCGACCAGCAGCGGCCTATGGCTCGGTGGAGACCCACGGACTCACACTCGTTGAAGCACTCATTGCAACCGGGCGTCACCGCGTGATTTATCGCCCGCACCCTCGAAGTGGTGCAGTTGACTTCGATTATGGTCAGGCCAATGACCAAATCAAAGCGTTGTTACGCCGAGCAAATGCGCACGATCCTTCGGCCAAGCACATCGTGGATGAGGGTGCAGAGTTGGGCTGGCAGCTCTCGGTGGCAGATATGGCGATCGTGGATATCTCGGCCATGGTTTATGACCGTCTCGCTGCAGGGAAGCCCCTGATCATTACTCGCCCGGTCAATCCTGAGGCAGAGATCGACGAGTGTGGCTATCTCAGTGACTGTGAATGGCTCTATGCAGACAAGGCTGGCGAAATCGTGGCTCAAATAGACGCAATCGAACACGATCCTGAAGCACAGGCACGCCTATCAAGATGGTGCAAGCACTACTTCGGAGATATCACCCCTGGTGTTCCCACCCAGCGCTTCCATGCTGCCATCCAGCACTTGATGGATGAGTGGGACAAGAACGCCGCACTTCACGCTGCTGACTGATCCTCAATCGCGCTACTTCGGCTTGTTTACGCCGGGAGTGTCCGTGGTTCCCAGTAGCTTAGGGATGTGGCTCAAACGGGGTTTGTTCAGCGTGAAATCGCACCCGTGCGCCCATTTGTTCCCGATGCATCTCAGGCTCAGGTTCTCGCTCTCCCAGTCGGTGATTCAGCTGTCGTACTGGGGGCTCCGGGCACTGGTAAGACAGCTCTGCTCACCCAATTTGTTGCTGCGCGCGTAGCTGGAGGGAGCAACCCCGACAACATCGTTGTGCTCAGCCCCAACCGTGTTGCTGCTAGCCGCCTGAGGAACTCTCTTGGCTTGAGGTTAGGCATTGCAACAAATGGTGCTCTCGCTCGAACCCCGGGATCTCTTGCCTTTGCTCTTGCCCAAGAGCACGCCCTGGCCACAGGACAAGCACCACCTCGAATGCTGACCGGTAGTGAACAGGACAGCATTTTTGCTGAATTGCTCCTTGGGCATATTGAAGATGGCACTGGTCCCGCGTGGCCAGACCCACTTGTAGCTGAGGTTCGACAGCGCCGTGCATTCCGCAGTGAATTACGTGATCTATTTGCTCGCAGCACGGAGAGGGGCTGGACTCCTGTCGACCTGCGTTCTCAGGGGGAGACGCGCGAACATCCTGAATGGGTCGCCGCTTCTCAGTTCTGGAGTGAATACCGCGAAGTTATTGCGGGATTTAGAACAGAATCCTTTGATTCTTCTGAAATCTTGGCCATTGGAGCCAACGCGCTCGCCAATTCAGCTGTGATGCCGAATGTGGAGCTCGTTCTCGTCGACGATGCGCAGGAGCTCACCTACGGTGCTGTGCGCATGCTGCAGGCTTTTGCCCGCCGTGGTGTTCCTGTCGTCGTTTTTGGTGATCCTGACATCACCTCAACCACGTTCCGTGGTGCAGTGCCCAACTTCTTGGGACGATTCGCCGTTGAACTCGGTATCTCAACAGATCTTGTGAAGTCTTTTGTTCTGGACAGTGTCTACCGTCACGGTCCTCAGATTCGTTCTGCCGTGAGCAAGATGACCGAGATGGGCTCTGCTGAGGCCGGTGCACAGCGTAAAGCACTCTCTGTCGTTGAAGATGCTGTTTCCTCTCCGGTGCAAGTCCTTGAACGAAGCTCACGAGTAGCTGAAACCACTGCTATTGCTCGCCAATTGCGTGAACACCACATCTTGGGTTCTATAGCGTGGTCCCAGATGGCAGTTGTCGTGCGTACCAGCTCACTCGTGCCCCAGGTCGCCAGGGCGTTAGCTGTTGCTGAAGTTCCCACCAGGACCTTGTTGTCTGAGCGTTCGTTAAAGGAACACCCTGCGGCACTTGATTTGATTGCAGCAATTGCAGTGGCGATGGGGCGAATGGAACTCACCTCCAATGTCGCCACTGATTTGCTCACTTCGCCCATGGTGGGCCTCACGGTGTTGGATCTCAGAAGACTTCGTTTGGCCTTGCGTCACGACGAGCTGGCTGCCGGAGGAGTGCGCACCGGTGAAGAACTCCTCATCGCAGCTCTTGAACAACCTGCAGATCTGGTTACTCTCGACTTCGCCCCCGCTCGCCGTGCTGCACGCTTTGCAGAGACTCTGCAGATGCTTCGGACTGAGATTTCTGAAGGAAACTCCATTGAAGAGTTGCTGTGGACCACGTGGGAACGCAGTGGTCTGGCCAAAACCTGGGGCACTGAAGCACTCAGTGCCGGACTCATCGCCGACGATGCCAATCGCAATCTCGACGGCGTGATGGCGTTATTCACCTCAGCAAAACGCTACGTCGAACGATATCCCGACCGCCCCGCTGCTGAATATATTGCTGAACTTCTCGAAGCTGATGTTCCTGAAGACACCCTGGCGCCGCAGGCTCAGGCTGATGCTGTTTTGGTGTGTACGCCGTCGGCATTGATCGGTACCGAGTTTGATGTGGTGGCTATTGCCGCTGTTCAAGAGAACCTATGGCCTAACCTTCGCCCACGAGGTTCTTTGCTCCATGCCCAAGATCTCCTAGGGGACTCTGTGGGAGTAGAGATTGACTTTGCAGCGTCCCGCAAAGAAGTGCTCGATGATGAACTACGCATGTTTGCGCTGGCTCTCTCCAGGGCGAAACAATCTGTCATTCTGACCGCAACGGCAAACGATGACACCCTTCCCTCGCCATTCCTGCGCAGAGTTGAATCGGTTCTGGGTGTTGATCCTGAGGAAGCTCAGAACTCTGAGCGCAATGGACTCAGTGAATATCCATTAACTCTTCGTGGACTGGTCGGTTCCCTGCGTCGCGCACTGACGCTCTCTTTACGCCGGGGTGAGTCATCTGACCGCAGTGCTCAGTTGGCTACAGCCCTGGCCAAGCTTTCGGCGGAAGAAATTCCTGGAGCAGCACCCACAGATTGGTATGGTTTGCGAGAGCCTTCCACCAGTGCGCCACTTGTTGATTTGAGCGTGGAGGGAAACTCGGTATCTGTTTCCCCCTCCAAGCTCGATACGTGGGAAAAGAACCAACTGGCATGGTTTATTGAATCCGTCGTAGGAAGAACCTCGAGTTCCGCCCAGGGTATTGGCACCATCGTGCACAAGGTGATGGAAGATGCCAGCGCTGAGGGCCAACCCATCGATGCCGATTCTCTCTGGGCGGCCGTGGATGAACGTTGGCATGAACTTTCCTTTGATGCCGAATGGCTCAGCACAGGCGAGAAGCGACGTGTCCGCAAGATGGTGGCAGCCGTGTCCGAATACTTGCAGAACTTCAAAAATGACGGCAAGACCCTCCTCGCTACCGAAGGTGGGTTCACCCTGGAACTCGGTAACGCCACTCTGCGCGGGTATATCGACCGCATTGAACAAGATGCTGTGGGTCAGGTCGTCATTGTGGACCTGAAGACTGGCAAATACGAACCTCGTGTGAAAGACCTGCCCGAGCATGCCCAGCTCGCCTGTTATCAGCTCGCGTTGACGGAGGGTGCTCTCAAGGAGGTCCCTGAAGGTGCACGTAATGGCGGAGCCAAGCTGATTTATGTCACCAACGGCACCAAGGGCAAGCTCTATAAGGCCATGGAACAAAAACCCTACGACGACACTGAACTGCACACCATCCGTGAGCGAATTGAGAACGCTGCCGAAGGCATGGCGGGGAATGAATTCACTGCCCCCATCGTGATTGAAGAAGAACGCGGCAAGCCCCACACCAGATACGAATTCCGTATTCACACCTCACCGGCGGTGTCGGCATCATGAGTGAATTCCAGATCAGTGCTCTCGAGCTGGCCGAGCGTTTAGGGCAGCTCCCTCCTACTGAAGAACAGCAGGCCATCATCGAGGCGCCACTCGAGCCAGCCCTAGTTATTGCTGGTGCTGGTAGTGGCAAGACCGAAACCATGGCGAATCGTGTGGTGTGGCTCATCGCCAATGGCAAGGTCAACATCAACGAGATCCTCGGCATGACCTTCACCCGCAAGGCAGCTGGTGAACTTGGAGAACGTATCCGCAAGCGTGTGGCCAAGCTGGTCGCTGAGAAGATCGTTCCCCTCGACATGGACGAGCTTGATCAAGCGACCGTGACGACCTACAACTCCTTCGCCAACCGGATCTACTCGCAGTATGCGGTGCTCATTGGCCGCGACCCTGATGCCACTGTTCTTGGGGAGGCAGCTGCGTGGCAGTTGGCGCGTTCGATTGCCCGGGAAGGAACCGGGGAGGTCCTTTCCGATCTCGACAAGAGCCTGGATGTGCTCACCGAAGCCATCCTGCGGTTATCTCGCGCCATCGCTGACAATGTGGCTGATCCGGCAGAGATTGTGTCTTTTGCTCGATCTCTCGATGAGCACACCGTCAACATGCCTCTGGATGTCCCCGGTAGCCGCAAGAGTGCGGCTGTTGATGCCTGGGTCAAGGCGCGCGAAGTGGGAACAACCCTTCCCGTTCTGGTCGACCTAGCGATTCAATTTTCAGAGGCCAAACGCCGCCAAGGCCTGATCGAATACAGTGACCAGGTCGCATTGGCGTTGGAAATCTGTCACCGCTTTGACAGCGTTGTCGCAGATTTCCGCAGCCAATTCAAAGTTGTCCTTCTTGATGAATATCAAGACACCTCTGTTGTTCAGACCAAGCTGCTGAGCATGCTGTTTGCGCAGACTCCCGTGATGGCGGTGGGCGACCCGCACCAGTCCATTTATGGTTGGCGTGGAGCCTCGGCAGACAACATCGAACAGTTTGGTGCCGCCTTTGGTGCAGATGTTGAGAACACCAGAACCTATTCACTGTCGACAAGTTGGCGAAACCCTGTGGGCGTCCTTGCAGCTGCAAACGTGTTGGTCACCCCGCTGACCGCCAAGACGCAGGTACCGGTTGAACAGTTGCGGGCGAAACCTGATGCAACGCAGGGTGAGGTTGAACTGAGCGTCACCGAGACCATCTACGACGAAGCTGATGCTGTTGCCCAGTGGCTGAAGGCACGTATCAATGAGGAGACCACCTCTGCGATGCTTTGTCGCTCCCTCAAAGGCATCGAGCCATTCAAACGGGCACTGGATGAGTACGGGGTTCCGTATCACGTGGTCGGGCTTGGGGGATTACTCGATGAACCTGTCATCGTTGACCTTGTCTGCACGCTTCGCGTGCTTCACGATGCCACCGCAGATTCCGAGCTGGTTCGTTTGCTCACCGGTGCACGCTGGGCAATAGCACCTAAAGACATCGTGGGGTTGAGTGAGATCTCGAAGTGGATGAGTGAGCGCGATCACCGTCAACAGCGCCTCACTGACGAAGTTCGCACTGCACTTCGTAATTCTGTTGTTTCCGAAGATGGCGCTTCTCTAGTTGACGCCCTGGACTTTGTCGTCAGTGCGCCAGAGTCACACTCCGTACTCGAGAAACTTTCTGCGACCGGCCGAACCCGCCTCAAGCACGCCGGGGAGCAGATTGCTCGGTTGCGTCGCCGCGTAGGTGTCGACTTGCGTGAGCTGGTCACCATTGTGCAACAAGAATTACTCCTCGATATCGAAGCAGTAGCGAACGAGTCTGCGGCAACTGCCCTTTCTAGCCTCGAAGCATTTATGGAACCGCTGAGTGCCTATGTCGACGGTGAAGACAGGGCCACACTCGGTGGATTCCTCAGCTGGCTCAAAGAAGCAGAACGTCGTGAACGCCTCAGTCCGCAATCAGCTCCTGCTGAGCCGGGAACAGTCCAGATCATGACTATTCACGGCGCAAAAGGCCTGGAGTGGGACGTGGTGGCCATTCCACGCATGGTCAAGGACGAACTTCCTGGCAATCGCACTCGTGCCGAGAACTGGGTTGGTTTTGGTCGGTTGCCTTTCCCTTTCCGTGGTGATGCGATGCACCTTCCGGTATTCAACTGGCGCTCTGCAACGACCCAGGTTGAGCTGGGAGAGAGCTATGACGCTTTCGTCGAAGAGGTTCGAGTTCGTTATGACGATGAACAGCGCAGATTGGCCTATGTTGCGCTGACCAGAGCCAAGCACTCGTTACTACTTTCGGCTTCTTTCTGGGCCACACAAGTCACCCCACGACCTCCTGGCATCTTCGTGCAGGAGCTGGCTGCTGCCGGAATCTTTGGTCACGAGCTTCCTGAAGCTCCTGAAAATGAAGCAAATCCTCTGGGGGACGATGAGGAGACGGTCACCTGGCCATTGGATCCTCTGGGTTCCCGCCGTGATGTTGTGACTCGCGCTGCCGAGGCGGTTTATGTGGCGAACCCTGCCACCCCCACACCCTGGGATTCGGAGATTGAACTTCTGCTCACCGAGCGTGACAAGAGGAATATTGCAGATGCTGATATTCCGCTGCCAGAGCGTATTCCTGCATCGAGATTCAAAGACTTCATCGACGATCCTCAAGCTGTAGCGAAATCATTGCGCAGACCTCTGCCTGAGCGCCCTTTCCGTGCCACAGCACTAGGAACCCTCTTCCACTCCTGGGTGGAAGAACGCTCGACTGTTTCCAGTCACATTGACCTTGTTGATGCTCATCCGGATGAACTCGATGGTGTCGAAGCGGACTCACTTGTCTCCGCTGATGAACAGACCCTCCGCAGTTTGAAAGAAACCTTCGAGCGAAGCCAGTGGGCAACACGCAAACCTGTTGCCGTCGAATTAGAGGTGAACGTTCCGTTCGGAAACTCCATCATCATCTGCAAGATCGATGCCATCTATGAAGTAGAGGGTTCCGACGGGCAGAGATTTGAAATCGTGGACTGGAAGACAGGCAAAGCGCCCAAGGATGCTGCTGACCTGGAACTCAAGCAGTTCCAGCTCGCTCTCTATCGACTGGCCTATGCCCGCTGGTCAGGAGTTCCTGCAGAGAACATTGACGCCGCCTTCTACTTCGTTGCCGAAGACAAGGTGATCAGGCCAGAGCGAATTTACTCAGAGAGTGAGTTGGAAGAACGCTGGTCGTCCGTAACAGGCTCCATGCCGCGGTAACGACCGCCTGCTGCATCACCAGGAGTTTCATCCAGGAGCTCAACAACTTCCGTCACAGTCAACACGGGTGCAGTGTCAGTGCCAATGGCGTTGGTGTTTTCCTGGTGAACACTGTCGACCAGGCGATCAAGCATGTCGATAGCGTCATCAACAATCTCAGGACTCTTCTGGTCCACACCGTGAAGAAGCCAACGAGCCACTTCTAGCTCGGAATACAGAGTTGCACGTTGACGCAGCTTGGGATCAACCAGTGAGTGGCGAGAGTCACCATAGGCAGCAAATGCTGCATCTTGAGAGTCAAGCGGTGCATTGATAATCCAGTGCATATCTGCAGCAGGGTCTCCCACACGCAGTGCTGCCCAGCCCAGAACACCAGAAACAGAATCGGTTCCGGCAATGAATGAGTCAGCTCCGAGAGATCCGTGAATAACGGTGGGGTCAAACAGCCACAACGAGTTGTCATCGACGGCTTCTTGCCAGCGAGCTGAGAGCGCAGCGGGAAGCAGAGCTGTCCCCTTAGCTTTGGCTACTAGTTCGCGAGTTTGGCGCTGAATGTCCTGGGCGCTGAAGAAGGGGAGACCAGCGTCAGAGACGAAGTGAGTGGGAAGCGAGTGGATGGAAGCAATCGAAGTTCCGATCGAGGTTGCCAGTCCAGACTCAACGGTGAAATCTGCAAGAGAAAGCTGGTGACCGTGCAGGAACTCAAAGACAAGTCCAAAGGTTTTACCAATGGGTGCGCGGCCGACCAAAGTGGGAACGTCAAAGCTGAGGCGTGAACGAATACCTGCGGTCATCGTCTCGAGTGCATACTTCTCAGCACCGAGCTGTGCTTCTGCCTCTGCAGAGTTCGGAACGCGAACAATGAGCTCGCGGCCAGTAGCGTCGGTGACGATGGCAGCAAAGAAGTCACCGTGCATTCCGGTGGAGAAAGCCTGGGCTTGAACGGGGTCAAAACCGGGCACTGCCGCTGTAGCCAACGCCGCTAGAGTGATATGAGATCTGGCCATGAAATACAGGCTAATTCGCGGATGCGCTTGTGGCTCTCAACGCCACGCATCCAATGCCCTACTGATACCCCAGAACGAGTGCAATGACTGACGAATTCACACAACGGCTCACGTTGTCGCGTCATGCCACCGATCGACGAGCAGATCTGCGCACGCGTCCAGGATTACTGGACGAACTCGCTGCAGATGCCCGCACTCGCGTCATTGTCTTGCACCAGGGCAAAGCTCTGATTGATAACCGCTCTCTTGTGACGCTCACCTGGGAACAACTCAACGCAGTATGCACTCCCGAATCACAAGAAATCGTTTTCCTGGGCATCAGCACCTCTGATGCCCCCAGCGAAGCAGTAGGAACTCCGTTCCTCGCCGTGACAGTGAATGCTGACGTTGCAGCTGTGCTGGGACCAGACGGTTCACACTGGGGTGACCTTCGAGTCCTCGGACACGAACTCTCCGACCGTGATGCGGGTTTGTTCACCCAAGCTCTTGCCTTAGCCAACTGGCACCGTTCCCACACGCACTCTCCCGTTTCCGGTGAGAAGACTGTTGCCGGGCAAGCCGGATGGGTTCGTCATCTGGAAGATGACGACACTGCGCAGATGTTCCCCCGAACTGACCCTGCTGTGATTGTGCTCGTCACTGACGATCAGGATCGATTGCTTCTGGGCAACAATGCGATGTGGGAAAGCAATCGTTTCTCACTCTTGGCTGGATATGTGGAGCCAGGTGAATCACTCGAAGCCGCGGTCATTCGTGAAGTCTTCGAAGAATCAGGTGTTGTCGTGGTGAACCCGGTTTATCTGGGATCACAGCCCTGGCCATTCCCGCAGTCCCTCATGCTCGGATTCAGGGCAACGGTTGCTGCTGGGTTTGATCCCGAGAACCATGTTGCCGATGGGGAAGAGATCCTCACACTGCGGTGGTTCACGCGTGATGAGCTCAAGGCCAGCTTGAATGACATTGTTCTGCCCGGGAAGGTCTCCATTGCTCGCGCTCTCATCGAAGAGTGGCTGGGGGAGAGCCTGGATCAAGATGACGCGTGGAATGGGCGAATCGCGTGAGCGAGATCATCTCCGCAACACCGGAAGAACTGCTCGCTGGGCTCGATGACGATCAGCGCACCGTTGCCGAGGAGCTGCGTGGCCCCATTTGTGTTCTAGCTGGCGCTGGAACGGGTAAGACGCGTGCCATTACCCACCGCATTGCCTATGGCATTGCCACGGGAACATATTCACCGGACCGAGTTCTTGCGCTGACCTTCACTAATCGTGCTGCCGGAGAGATGCGCACGCGTCTGCGTCACCTTGGTGCAGGTCCTGTGCAGGCACAGACTTTCCACGCTGCAGCACTTCGCCAATTAGGTCACTTTTGGCCGATGTTTGTCGGCGGAGAGACGCCCAAGATTTTCGAATCCAAGTCCAGGCCTCTCGCTGAAGTAGCCACGCAAATGGGTTTGAAGCTGGACACGGCCACGCTGCGCGATCTCGCCTCTGAGGTGGAATGGCGCAAGACCAGCAATTTGAGCCTGTCGAGCTATGAAAAGCGCGCCTATGCCCGGGCCATGCCTGGAAACCTTGCCGTTGCGGATGTGTTGGCTGTGATGAATGGCTACGAGGACCTCAAAGATGCTCGTGGACAGATCGACATGGAAGATGTTCTTCTGCTCACAGCTGGTCTGCTGGAATCAGAAGCCGCTGCAGCGATGGAAGTGCGTGAGCGTTACCGCTTCTTCGTTGTTGACGAATATCAGGACGTTTCGCCGCTACAACACCACCTGCTTGACCTCTGGTTAGGAGACCACCGAGATCTCTGTGTGGTGGGAGATGCGAGTCAGACTATTTACTCCTTCACCGGCGCAACCAGTGATTACCTACTCTCATTTGGGTCGACCTTTCCCGATGCTCATGTGGTGAAGTTGGAGACGAACTATCGTTCGACGGCACCGATTGTTTCTGCCGCGAACGCGCTAATGCGGGGCCGTCCAGGTGCGCTAACCCTGACGGCGGCAACGCCAGAAGGTCCAGCACCCCAGGTCACGGCCTATCCCAATGACGGCGCTGAGGCTCGTGCAGTGGCAACCAAGATCGCGGCTGAAATTGCTTCCGGCACCTTGCCCGAGAACATTGCCGTGCTTTATCGCATCAATGTGCAGGCGGTTGCTCTTGAACAGGCGCTCTCTGATGTGGGCGTGAGTACCACGATTTATGGGGCAAAGCGCTTCTATGACCTGCCCGAGGTTAAGCAAGCCATCATGGCACTGCGCGGTGCTTCTGTTTCCGTATCCGGTGAACCCCTGTTCAAGTCCGTGAGTGATGTGCTGCGCTCGGTGGGGTGGAGCCAGGAAGCTCCCCAGACCACCGGAGCAGCACGCTCAAAGTGGGAAGCATTAAATGCCCTCATGGTGATGGCAGATGAAGCTCCCGAAGGAACAAGTTTCCGTGCCTTCACCGATGAACTGTTGGCTCGTCAGGCGGCACGCCACGAGCCAACCATGCATGCCGTGACCTTGGCATCAGTTCACTCTGCTAAAGGTTTGGAGTGGGATTCGGTGCACGTCATTGGCCTGAGTGAAGGCTTGTTCCCGATTAGCTATGCCCAGAATCTGGAAGCAATAGCTGAAGAGCGCAGGCTGCTTTATGTCGCCATTACGCGTGCGAGGAAGCAACTCTCCTTGTCGTGGGCGCAGCAAGGTACTGGCCGTGCGACGAACCGAGAACGCTCACGTTTCGTGGCAGAGCTTGGCATGCACAATCAGGATGCAGGGCGAAAGTAACCTCTTCTTTCCCACCACTGAGAGCATCAATTCTGACTGCTGTGTTGTGGGTAATCGGGTGTGAAGCTGGTGATTGAATCCAGCGAGCAATCAGTGCCGAGATTTCTGCATTGACCAGTGGTGTTTGGCTCAGTGCCGGAGTGCTCACAAGTTGACTCATCATGGCAACCCAGCACTCGTCTTGATCTCGATGCGTCAGCTCGATGCACTGCTCGCAGGGGTAGTGCTCAAGGTCGGAATCATTGCTTACTCGACTTCCCAGAAGAGGTCCGATGCGCACAGATTCATCACTGAACACAACGGGGAGATGGGGAATGTCTCGGGAAAGCCAGCCACCTGGGCGGTGAGGTTCGAGGGCAAAGTCACCGACGATGATGGCAAGGTCTGTTTTGCCTGCCACTGCTGAACTTGCTCGGATCACTCGATGACCCGCAGCGATAAGTAATAGGCCGAGTGTGTCCACAAGTGGACCCGTGCCATCAAGGGCAATCCGCCAACTCTGCGAAGGTGGTTGTGTCATGAAGGCTGGGGCAAGTGCGGACATGAATGCTGACGTTTCGGCCGGGGTGAGACCACATTCCTCTGCCACGGCAGCCAACGACGCGTCAGAAATCCCCGCACGTAGTGCAGAAAGCAATCTTTCCTCACCGGGAAAGATTTTCGGGATCACCACCCGAGGATGATCTATCCCAATTTGCAGTGAGGTGGGTGTGCGCCAAACAAGGGGAAGGTCAGAACTGATTTTGTACATGCAGCGAAGAATGCTGCATAAACGCTAATCCTGTTCAGATTCATCCACAGGTGGGATGTTTCCATCCAACAAATCAGCCAAAGCACGGTCCATATCGTCCTGCTCAGCAACTTCACCGCGAGCAGTTGCTTCCAGCTTGGCAATGAGTGCAGCAGGGTTATCCAAGTCTTCTGCCGTGGGCATCATGTCAGGGTGTGACCAGAGGTCATCGCGAGCATCGGCACCGACAGCATCCGTAACTTGCTGCCACAGGCTGGTGGCTTCACGCAGTCGACGTGGGCGCAGTTCCAGGCCAACCAGGGTGGCAAAGGCAGACTCTGCCGGACCGCCCGAAGCGCGGCGTCGACGCACGGTCTCCGCCAACGCGCTGGCTCGGGGGAGTCTGGTTGTGGCGGCACCAGTAACGACATCCACCCAGCCCTCGATGAGGGCTAGTTGAGTCTCGAGACGGCCCAGAGCTGCAAGCTGTTCTTCCGACTTGGGCGGAATCAGTGCACCGCTGGAGAGTGCTTCCTTGAGTTCATCGGGGTTCTGAGGATCAAAGTTTCCGGCAATATCTTCCACGCGAGACAGATCGATGCTGATACCGCGAGCAAAGTCCTGAATTGCAGAAATAAGATTCAAGCGAAGCCAGCGTGCGTGGCGGAACAGGCGTGCATGGGCGAGCTCGCGGACAGCCAGGTAGAGGTGAACTTGGTCCATGGGGATATCCAGTCCTGCACCGAATTCATCCATGTTCTGGGGGAGCAGTGCAGCATGGCCTTCATCGAGGAGGGGAATACCCACATCACCACCAGAGACAACCTCGGTGGAGAGTTGACCCACGACCTGGCCCAGCTGCATGGCAAAGAGGGTTCCACCAATTTGCTTCATCAGCTGAGAAGCCCCGGCAATCATGCCCTTCATTTCTTCGGGGGCTTGATCGGTGAGCACGCTCGTCAGAGCTGCAGAAATGCTGTTGGCTACAGGTTCTGCTAATTGAGTCCACAGCGGCATGGTCTGCTCAATCCACTCCAAGCGTGAAATCAGGGCAGGGGTGCTGGACAGTTCAGAGATAGAGGTTGCTTCAGCAAGCCACAGATTGGCCACGTGGAATGCCTGGTCAATTTCGGCACGTTGAATCGCAGTGACCGGCTTCACGGTGGACAGAGCCAACGACTTGGCCTGTTCCATCGACATATTCCAGTTGATTCCCTCACCAGAAGTACTGGCATTCATGGCTGCCTGGAACTGGCGCATGATGTTGGCCAAGCTCGCAGGATCGTTAGGTAGCCCTGCGGCTGCAGCAAGCTGACTGGCGTCCACGCCCTCTTTACCGGAGAGAATGTCGCGAATCATGTCGCGGAATTCATCCTCGGGAGTGCGATCGTTCTCGTCCGCCATGTGCTTTCCTTTGTGTCGGTACATCAACGCTAAACCCTGGGGTTATGTATTTCCTCTGAATACCGGTGAAAAACACGTGCGCTGGGCGCGAACATGCGGGAAATACCCAGCAACACCTGACACTCTTATCTAGACGTAAGACTCGAGCACGTGAGAAAGGTGAGCACTGACGTGACACTGTTCCGTGCAGATGAGCAAGGACTGCCCGAGGGGCACCGGAAGGCCCCTCAAACCAAGGCACAACGCAAGCGCACACTTGGTGTGACACTCTTAGTTGGTTCACTTGTTCTGGCAGTCGGG of the Aurantimicrobium photophilum genome contains:
- a CDS encoding UrvD/REP family ATP-dependent DNA helicase, translating into MAQTGFVQREIAPVRPFVPDASQAQVLALPVGDSAVVLGAPGTGKTALLTQFVAARVAGGSNPDNIVVLSPNRVAASRLRNSLGLRLGIATNGALARTPGSLAFALAQEHALATGQAPPRMLTGSEQDSIFAELLLGHIEDGTGPAWPDPLVAEVRQRRAFRSELRDLFARSTERGWTPVDLRSQGETREHPEWVAASQFWSEYREVIAGFRTESFDSSEILAIGANALANSAVMPNVELVLVDDAQELTYGAVRMLQAFARRGVPVVVFGDPDITSTTFRGAVPNFLGRFAVELGISTDLVKSFVLDSVYRHGPQIRSAVSKMTEMGSAEAGAQRKALSVVEDAVSSPVQVLERSSRVAETTAIARQLREHHILGSIAWSQMAVVVRTSSLVPQVARALAVAEVPTRTLLSERSLKEHPAALDLIAAIAVAMGRMELTSNVATDLLTSPMVGLTVLDLRRLRLALRHDELAAGGVRTGEELLIAALEQPADLVTLDFAPARRAARFAETLQMLRTEISEGNSIEELLWTTWERSGLAKTWGTEALSAGLIADDANRNLDGVMALFTSAKRYVERYPDRPAAEYIAELLEADVPEDTLAPQAQADAVLVCTPSALIGTEFDVVAIAAVQENLWPNLRPRGSLLHAQDLLGDSVGVEIDFAASRKEVLDDELRMFALALSRAKQSVILTATANDDTLPSPFLRRVESVLGVDPEEAQNSERNGLSEYPLTLRGLVGSLRRALTLSLRRGESSDRSAQLATALAKLSAEEIPGAAPTDWYGLREPSTSAPLVDLSVEGNSVSVSPSKLDTWEKNQLAWFIESVVGRTSSSAQGIGTIVHKVMEDASAEGQPIDADSLWAAVDERWHELSFDAEWLSTGEKRRVRKMVAAVSEYLQNFKNDGKTLLATEGGFTLELGNATLRGYIDRIEQDAVGQVVIVDLKTGKYEPRVKDLPEHAQLACYQLALTEGALKEVPEGARNGGAKLIYVTNGTKGKLYKAMEQKPYDDTELHTIRERIENAAEGMAGNEFTAPIVIEEERGKPHTRYEFRIHTSPAVSAS
- a CDS encoding ATP-dependent DNA helicase; the encoded protein is MSEFQISALELAERLGQLPPTEEQQAIIEAPLEPALVIAGAGSGKTETMANRVVWLIANGKVNINEILGMTFTRKAAGELGERIRKRVAKLVAEKIVPLDMDELDQATVTTYNSFANRIYSQYAVLIGRDPDATVLGEAAAWQLARSIAREGTGEVLSDLDKSLDVLTEAILRLSRAIADNVADPAEIVSFARSLDEHTVNMPLDVPGSRKSAAVDAWVKAREVGTTLPVLVDLAIQFSEAKRRQGLIEYSDQVALALEICHRFDSVVADFRSQFKVVLLDEYQDTSVVQTKLLSMLFAQTPVMAVGDPHQSIYGWRGASADNIEQFGAAFGADVENTRTYSLSTSWRNPVGVLAAANVLVTPLTAKTQVPVEQLRAKPDATQGEVELSVTETIYDEADAVAQWLKARINEETTSAMLCRSLKGIEPFKRALDEYGVPYHVVGLGGLLDEPVIVDLVCTLRVLHDATADSELVRLLTGARWAIAPKDIVGLSEISKWMSERDHRQQRLTDEVRTALRNSVVSEDGASLVDALDFVVSAPESHSVLEKLSATGRTRLKHAGEQIARLRRRVGVDLRELVTIVQQELLLDIEAVANESAATALSSLEAFMEPLSAYVDGEDRATLGGFLSWLKEAERRERLSPQSAPAEPGTVQIMTIHGAKGLEWDVVAIPRMVKDELPGNRTRAENWVGFGRLPFPFRGDAMHLPVFNWRSATTQVELGESYDAFVEEVRVRYDDEQRRLAYVALTRAKHSLLLSASFWATQVTPRPPGIFVQELAAAGIFGHELPEAPENEANPLGDDEETVTWPLDPLGSRRDVVTRAAEAVYVANPATPTPWDSEIELLLTERDKRNIADADIPLPERIPASRFKDFIDDPQAVAKSLRRPLPERPFRATALGTLFHSWVEERSTVSSHIDLVDAHPDELDGVEADSLVSADEQTLRSLKETFERSQWATRKPVAVELEVNVPFGNSIIICKIDAIYEVEGSDGQRFEIVDWKTGKAPKDAADLELKQFQLALYRLAYARWSGVPAENIDAAFYFVAEDKVIRPERIYSESELEERWSSVTGSMPR